The Leucobacter chromiiresistens genome has a window encoding:
- a CDS encoding dihydroorotase — MTNTTTTNGLLIRGARLAAALTERGQQVADAAAVDLRIAYGVVVERATQAAGGLEPRDGERIIEGDGLVAMTGLVDLHTHLREPGFEQSETVLTGTRAAAAGGFTSVFAMANTLPVQDTAGVVEQVQALGDAAGYATVRPIGAVTEDLAGERLSEIGAMAESRAAVRVFSDDGKCVHDALLMRRALEYVKTFDGVIAQHAQDPRLTEGAQMNEGALSSELGLKGWPAVAEESIIARDVLLAEHVGARLHICHLSTAGSVEVIRWAKARGVQVTAEVTPHHLILTEELARTYDPRFKVNPPLRREDDVRALRAAVAEGVIDIIATDHAPHPVEAKDCEWDAAAFGMVGLESALPIALLTLVQEGHASWSELEALLSQRPAEIGRLAGHPTAIEAGQPADLVLVDPTGTSTFSTDRLRGRSANSPFLGMELPGRVAYTVRRGFLTVDDGELVAPETVAASARSTGGER, encoded by the coding sequence ATGACGAACACGACGACCACGAACGGGCTCCTCATCCGCGGGGCCCGGCTCGCCGCTGCGCTGACCGAGCGCGGCCAGCAGGTGGCGGACGCCGCGGCGGTCGACCTGCGCATCGCTTACGGCGTCGTCGTCGAGCGCGCGACGCAGGCGGCGGGCGGGTTGGAGCCGCGCGACGGGGAGCGGATCATCGAGGGCGACGGCCTCGTCGCGATGACCGGGCTCGTCGACCTGCACACGCACCTGCGCGAGCCGGGCTTCGAGCAGTCGGAGACGGTGCTCACCGGCACGCGGGCCGCCGCTGCTGGCGGGTTCACGAGCGTGTTCGCGATGGCGAACACGCTGCCCGTGCAGGATACGGCCGGTGTGGTGGAGCAGGTGCAGGCCCTCGGCGATGCCGCAGGCTACGCGACCGTGCGGCCCATCGGGGCGGTCACGGAGGATCTTGCGGGCGAGCGCCTCAGCGAGATCGGCGCGATGGCGGAGTCGCGGGCGGCGGTGCGCGTCTTCTCGGACGACGGCAAGTGCGTGCACGACGCCCTGCTCATGCGCCGGGCGCTCGAGTACGTGAAGACCTTCGACGGCGTCATCGCCCAGCACGCTCAGGATCCGCGGCTCACCGAGGGCGCGCAGATGAACGAGGGCGCACTGTCGAGCGAGCTCGGCCTGAAGGGCTGGCCCGCAGTGGCCGAGGAGTCGATCATCGCCCGCGACGTGCTCCTCGCCGAGCACGTCGGCGCCCGACTGCACATCTGCCACCTGTCGACCGCGGGCTCCGTCGAGGTGATCCGCTGGGCGAAGGCTCGCGGGGTGCAGGTGACGGCGGAGGTCACCCCGCACCACCTGATCCTCACCGAGGAGCTCGCGCGCACGTACGACCCGCGGTTCAAGGTGAACCCGCCGCTGCGCCGGGAGGACGATGTGCGCGCGCTGCGGGCCGCGGTCGCGGAGGGCGTCATCGACATCATCGCGACCGACCACGCGCCGCACCCGGTGGAGGCGAAGGACTGCGAGTGGGATGCGGCGGCGTTCGGCATGGTCGGTCTCGAATCGGCGCTGCCCATCGCGCTGCTCACCCTCGTGCAGGAGGGGCACGCCAGCTGGTCGGAGCTCGAGGCGCTGCTCTCGCAGCGCCCGGCCGAGATCGGCCGCCTCGCGGGGCACCCGACGGCGATCGAGGCCGGTCAGCCAGCCGATCTCGTGCTCGTCGATCCGACGGGCACGAGCACGTTCTCGACCGACCGGCTGCGCGGCCGCAGCGCGAACTCGCCGTTCCTCGGCATGGAGCTGCCGGGCCGCGTGGCGTACACCGTGCGACGCGGGTTCCTGACGGTGGACGACGGCGAGCTGGTCGCCCCCGAGACCGTCGCGGCGTCTGCGCGGAGCACGGGAGGCGAGCGATGA
- a CDS encoding aspartate carbamoyltransferase catalytic subunit: MRHLLDTRSLSRDEAILILDTAEEMAATQQREIKKLPTLRGKTVVNLFFEDSTRTRISFEAAAKRLSADVINFSAKGSSVSKGESLKDTAQTLQAIGADGVVIRHPASGAPAKLAASNWIDAGVLNAGDGTHEHPTQALLDAFTMRRRLFGGSGSAGQSGDASRGRDLDGVSVVIVGDIAHSRVARSNLWLLNALGAHVTFVAPETLLPYGARTWPVTVHHSFDAALREEQPDVVMMLRIQSERMHAAFFPNEREYARVWGLDGARLAGLGDRAIVMHPGPMNRGLEISSGAADSDRSTVLEQVANGVSVRMSALYLLLSGERTEQA; the protein is encoded by the coding sequence ATGAGACACCTGCTCGACACGCGCAGCCTCTCGCGCGACGAGGCGATCCTCATCCTCGACACCGCCGAGGAGATGGCGGCGACGCAGCAGCGCGAGATCAAGAAGCTGCCGACCCTGCGCGGCAAGACGGTCGTCAATCTCTTCTTCGAGGACTCGACGCGCACCCGCATCTCGTTCGAGGCGGCGGCGAAGCGCCTGAGCGCCGACGTCATCAACTTCAGCGCCAAGGGATCCTCGGTGTCGAAGGGCGAGTCGCTGAAAGACACGGCGCAGACCCTGCAGGCGATCGGCGCAGATGGCGTCGTGATCCGGCACCCCGCGTCGGGCGCTCCGGCGAAGCTCGCCGCGAGCAACTGGATCGACGCGGGCGTGCTGAACGCGGGCGACGGCACCCACGAGCACCCCACGCAGGCGCTGCTCGACGCGTTCACGATGCGTCGCCGGCTCTTCGGCGGGTCGGGGAGCGCCGGGCAGAGCGGCGATGCGAGTCGCGGCCGCGACCTCGACGGCGTGTCGGTGGTCATCGTGGGGGACATCGCGCACTCGCGCGTCGCCCGCTCGAATCTCTGGCTGCTGAACGCGCTGGGCGCGCATGTGACCTTCGTCGCTCCCGAGACGCTGCTGCCGTACGGGGCGCGAACCTGGCCGGTGACGGTGCATCACTCGTTCGACGCCGCGCTCCGCGAGGAGCAGCCGGACGTCGTCATGATGCTCCGCATCCAGAGCGAGCGCATGCACGCCGCCTTCTTCCCGAACGAGCGCGAGTACGCGCGCGTCTGGGGTCTCGACGGGGCGCGACTGGCCGGCCTGGGGGATCGCGCGATCGTGATGCATCCCGGCCCGATGAACCGCGGGCTCGAGATCTCCTCGGGCGCTGCCGACTCCGATCGCTCGACCGTGCTCGAGCAGGTCGCGAACGGCGTCTCGGTGCGAATGTCGGCACTCTATCTTCTACTGTCGGGCGAGCGAACGGAGCAGGCATGA
- the pyrR gene encoding bifunctional pyr operon transcriptional regulator/uracil phosphoribosyltransferase PyrR, with product MGTRTVLERAEISRALTRISHEIIEANKGVDGLVLVGIPTRGSLLARRIGDIISRIEGREVPVGSLDVTMYRDDLAQHPTRAPQPTDMPASGIDGATVVLVDDVLYSGRTVRAALDALNDHGRPQAVRLAALIDRGHRELPIRADYIGKNLPSAKHERIAVRLEEHDGADEVTITSEHGDAGDGRRSTSAHDDAHASAEPGASTEPIA from the coding sequence ATGGGAACGCGAACAGTACTCGAACGTGCTGAGATCTCGCGCGCGCTGACCCGAATCTCGCACGAAATCATCGAAGCGAACAAGGGTGTCGACGGCCTCGTGCTCGTGGGCATTCCGACCCGAGGCAGTCTGCTGGCCCGTCGCATCGGCGACATCATCTCGCGCATCGAAGGCCGCGAGGTGCCCGTGGGCAGCCTCGACGTCACCATGTATCGCGACGACCTCGCCCAGCATCCGACGCGTGCGCCGCAGCCCACCGACATGCCCGCCTCGGGCATCGACGGCGCGACCGTGGTGCTCGTCGACGACGTGCTCTACTCGGGCCGCACGGTGCGAGCCGCGCTCGACGCGCTGAACGATCACGGCAGGCCGCAGGCGGTGCGCCTGGCCGCGCTCATCGATCGGGGCCACCGCGAGCTGCCCATCCGCGCCGACTACATCGGCAAGAATCTGCCGAGCGCGAAGCACGAGCGCATCGCGGTGCGTCTGGAGGAGCACGACGGCGCCGACGAGGTCACGATCACCTCGGAGCACGGCGACGCGGGCGACGGGCGACGGAGCACGTCCGCCCACGACGACGCGCACGCGAGCGCAGAGCCGGGCGCGAGCACGGAGCCCATCGCATGA
- the nusB gene encoding transcription antitermination factor NusB, producing MSARTKARKRALDMLYQADLREVPIATIVNSEAQRASSEPDRAASWLYAREIVDGVTDHRDRIDELIMSYAQGWTLERMPHVDRALLRLASWEILFNEEVPAAVAIDEAVELAKEYSTDDSGRFVNGVLGKIADHASA from the coding sequence GTGTCGGCACGAACCAAGGCGCGCAAGCGCGCCCTCGACATGCTGTACCAGGCGGATCTCCGCGAGGTCCCGATCGCGACGATCGTGAACTCCGAGGCGCAGCGCGCCTCGAGCGAACCCGACCGCGCCGCGTCCTGGCTGTACGCGCGGGAGATCGTCGACGGGGTCACGGATCACCGCGACCGCATCGACGAGCTCATCATGAGCTACGCGCAGGGCTGGACGCTCGAGCGCATGCCCCACGTGGATCGAGCGCTGCTGCGTCTCGCCTCCTGGGAGATCCTGTTCAACGAGGAGGTGCCCGCCGCCGTCGCGATCGACGAGGCGGTGGAGCTCGCCAAGGAGTACTCGACCGATGATTCGGGCCGCTTCGTCAACGGCGTGCTGGGCAAGATCGCGGATCACGCCAGCGCGTGA
- the efp gene encoding elongation factor P → MASTNDIKNGTVIKENGQLWSVVEFQHVKPGKGGAFVRTKQKNVVSGKIIDKTYNAGAKIETANVDRRDYQYLYQDGADFVFMDQSDYDQLTVSGAVVGDAAKFMLENLQVQIALHEGEPLYLELPASVVLEVTYTEPGLQGDRSTGGTKPATVETGAEIQVPLFLETGTKVKVDTRTGDYLGRVND, encoded by the coding sequence ATGGCCAGCACGAATGACATCAAGAACGGCACCGTCATCAAGGAGAACGGCCAGCTCTGGAGCGTGGTGGAGTTTCAGCACGTGAAGCCGGGCAAGGGCGGCGCCTTCGTCCGCACGAAGCAGAAGAACGTCGTCTCGGGCAAGATCATCGACAAGACCTACAACGCGGGCGCGAAGATCGAGACCGCCAACGTCGATCGTCGCGACTACCAGTACCTCTACCAGGACGGCGCGGACTTCGTCTTCATGGACCAGTCCGACTACGACCAGCTGACCGTCTCCGGCGCTGTGGTGGGCGACGCGGCGAAGTTCATGCTCGAGAACCTCCAGGTGCAGATCGCCCTCCACGAGGGCGAGCCGCTCTACCTGGAGCTCCCCGCATCGGTGGTGCTCGAGGTGACCTACACCGAGCCGGGCCTGCAGGGCGACCGCTCGACCGGCGGCACGAAGCCCGCCACCGTCGAGACCGGCGCCGAGATCCAGGTTCCGCTCTTCCTCGAGACCGGCACGAAGGTCAAGGTCGACACCCGCACGGGTGACTACCTCGGCCGCGTCAACGATTAA
- a CDS encoding thioesterase family protein, protein MHMLFRTLWHQWFVGRRGPKLGFEGVSRSRFRVWPTDLDILRHMNNGKYLSIMDVARFDLIQRNGVWELFARERWYPVVVGQTISYRKSLNPWQRFWIESRILGFDDQAVYMEQRFVRPDGQRRPDLHARAVVRARILRRSGGVVPVAEIIEKSGADPSALVVPDDVLAWGRSTRLPSTRVDAFSEWE, encoded by the coding sequence ATGCACATGCTCTTCCGCACGCTCTGGCACCAGTGGTTCGTCGGCCGTCGGGGCCCGAAGCTGGGGTTCGAGGGCGTCTCCCGATCCCGCTTCCGCGTCTGGCCCACCGACCTCGACATTCTGCGGCACATGAACAACGGCAAGTACCTGTCGATCATGGACGTCGCGCGGTTCGACCTCATCCAGCGCAACGGCGTGTGGGAGCTCTTCGCGCGCGAGCGCTGGTACCCGGTCGTCGTCGGGCAGACGATCTCGTATCGCAAGTCGTTGAACCCCTGGCAGCGGTTCTGGATCGAGTCGCGCATCCTCGGGTTCGACGACCAGGCCGTCTACATGGAGCAGCGGTTCGTGCGCCCCGACGGGCAGCGCCGACCCGATCTGCACGCCCGAGCCGTCGTGCGCGCCCGCATTCTGCGCCGATCGGGCGGCGTCGTTCCCGTGGCCGAGATCATCGAGAAGAGCGGCGCCGACCCGAGCGCGCTCGTGGTGCCCGACGACGTGCTCGCGTGGGGCCGCTCGACGCGCCTCCCCTCGACGCGCGTCGACGCGTTCAGCGAGTGGGAGTGA
- a CDS encoding glycerophosphoryl diester phosphodiesterase membrane domain-containing protein, with protein MADPDFHAAQQNDDSAPPMSEGAEWSSSSTPQAIADAAPPAPARFAPMGAWQIIGRSFGLLASNPRRVLIAGVLIPFLISGTAAVASQLALVAAEHAEYRPEHLSLLLLSFVVTMVELVLSLVVPTVAQAYVLMSFREAVLGNRASNSTIFSGLREVCGGLILWVLILAGAGVVVAIVAVVLVFLFLLATVVFSGDASSSSAPSAVWPGLVILLALICIPVVWLSIRVALTPAVIVLDRMRLGAAIREYCRLTRGRGWRVFGVFFALGSAHMIVSLLALIVCIFAAAAVMGAVYFEVFGPFEHWTLVLVFPVVQAFLAAISVAVTANATGLLTVDARMRDGWLAGSLNGYAAARDAGFASYALPDPFVSPPEAFAPPGAASAAPRPDPGSHTTTSS; from the coding sequence ATGGCCGACCCCGACTTTCACGCTGCGCAGCAAAACGACGACTCCGCTCCCCCGATGTCGGAGGGCGCGGAATGGAGCTCCTCCTCCACGCCGCAGGCCATCGCGGACGCCGCGCCTCCCGCGCCGGCTCGCTTCGCGCCGATGGGCGCGTGGCAGATCATCGGCCGATCGTTCGGCCTCCTCGCCTCCAATCCTCGACGGGTGCTGATCGCAGGCGTGCTGATCCCATTCCTCATCAGCGGGACGGCTGCCGTCGCCTCGCAGCTCGCGCTGGTCGCTGCAGAGCACGCCGAGTACAGGCCCGAGCACCTGTCGCTCCTGCTCCTCTCGTTCGTCGTAACGATGGTCGAGCTGGTGCTCTCGCTGGTCGTCCCCACGGTCGCTCAGGCCTACGTACTCATGAGCTTCCGAGAGGCCGTGCTCGGCAATCGCGCGTCGAACTCCACCATCTTCTCCGGGCTGCGCGAAGTGTGCGGCGGCTTGATCCTCTGGGTGCTCATCCTCGCCGGCGCAGGAGTGGTGGTCGCCATCGTGGCGGTTGTGCTCGTGTTCCTGTTCCTTCTCGCAACGGTGGTCTTCTCCGGAGACGCGTCCAGCTCCTCCGCGCCCTCCGCGGTGTGGCCCGGCCTCGTGATCCTGCTGGCGCTGATCTGCATCCCCGTGGTCTGGCTTTCGATCCGAGTGGCCCTCACCCCGGCAGTCATCGTGCTCGACCGCATGCGCCTCGGAGCGGCGATTCGCGAGTATTGTAGGTTGACCCGTGGAAGGGGCTGGCGCGTCTTCGGCGTGTTCTTCGCGCTCGGCTCTGCGCACATGATCGTCTCGCTGCTCGCGCTCATCGTGTGCATCTTCGCCGCCGCTGCCGTGATGGGGGCCGTCTACTTCGAAGTGTTCGGACCCTTCGAGCATTGGACGCTCGTGCTCGTGTTCCCCGTGGTCCAGGCATTCCTCGCGGCCATCTCCGTCGCCGTCACGGCCAACGCGACCGGACTGCTCACCGTCGATGCGCGCATGCGAGACGGGTGGCTCGCGGGATCGCTGAACGGCTACGCGGCCGCGCGCGACGCGGGCTTCGCGTCGTACGCGCTGCCCGATCCCTTCGTGTCGCCGCCCGAAGCATTCGCCCCGCCGGGAGCCGCGTCGGCTGCTCCACGCCCGGATCCCGGCTCCCACACGACCACGTCGAGTTGA
- a CDS encoding vWA domain-containing protein, with amino-acid sequence MTETGDARRAQLRARVEATGAILGIPVRVTDDDAWELTEAGLRVGLGWYGVRGHPEPEAIALALLHLWEGPRNARVERARARRRESFARVRPEAAPLFDAVYRVQSTLELLSAMPGLRPALRAAQQRSIPSDVSAWPRHLQWVAVIVHAGLAGAADAGSPLVGTVPEVHSEWHGLLDPVSDEGAGGPDAEADGSLGVFRRVLGPDPTRAAVRRYERAVAWLLPAYDRLAARDALDRGLDAGGGGADPAGGDADAFSELASSRGASGDSDAAGDDDSGGEAETSDGGDANAESDDERARAGDGRETAEGADLFAAQQAGFMDRVLATPMPGGGRTDSSAPLPEDVSAGSEGNPPDPAEGAGGGTGGGAARTDLADYLRRAAELADAIERMRAVWARVIVERAAPRRVASARPSAAGDDLAAESLAQAVAESLAGVPRPRAFRDRALRMRRTRRSGSTDYVLLVDRSASMQGAAAEAAADAMLIMTEALAGAARDVEAAERASGAPLELDIRTALIVFDSAVDAVKPLSAGLDDQVRRAVHGAIRSPRGSTNDGAALRAAALELGVIAADGASTVPRADGGLARRRVVILVSDGGSNDPVAAEHALRRLRRSGVEVHGIGIGTADLADRYAPQGRTLRDARALPEMLHGLLLDDVERTIR; translated from the coding sequence ATGACGGAGACGGGCGACGCGCGACGGGCGCAGCTGCGCGCACGCGTCGAGGCGACCGGCGCGATCCTCGGCATCCCCGTGCGCGTGACCGACGACGACGCATGGGAGCTCACGGAAGCCGGGCTGCGCGTGGGGCTCGGGTGGTACGGGGTGCGCGGGCACCCGGAGCCCGAGGCGATCGCGCTCGCGCTGCTGCATCTCTGGGAGGGGCCGCGCAACGCCCGCGTCGAGCGCGCACGTGCGCGTCGACGCGAGTCGTTCGCGCGGGTGCGCCCCGAGGCGGCGCCCCTCTTCGACGCCGTGTATCGCGTGCAGTCGACGCTCGAGCTGCTCAGCGCCATGCCGGGCCTCCGCCCGGCGCTCCGCGCCGCGCAGCAGCGCAGCATCCCGAGCGACGTGTCGGCCTGGCCGCGGCACCTGCAGTGGGTGGCTGTGATCGTGCACGCGGGTCTCGCCGGAGCCGCTGACGCCGGTTCGCCGCTCGTCGGCACCGTTCCCGAGGTGCACTCGGAGTGGCACGGACTGCTCGATCCGGTCTCGGACGAGGGAGCGGGCGGGCCCGATGCGGAGGCCGACGGATCGCTCGGTGTGTTCCGACGCGTTCTGGGTCCCGATCCGACTCGCGCGGCGGTGCGCCGGTACGAGCGCGCGGTCGCCTGGCTGCTTCCCGCCTACGACCGGTTGGCGGCGCGTGACGCGCTCGACCGCGGGCTCGACGCCGGCGGGGGCGGCGCCGACCCGGCGGGGGGCGACGCCGATGCATTCAGCGAGCTGGCGTCGAGTCGGGGCGCTTCGGGCGACTCCGATGCCGCCGGGGACGACGACTCGGGCGGCGAGGCTGAGACCTCCGATGGGGGCGACGCGAACGCCGAGTCGGATGACGAGCGCGCGCGGGCCGGAGACGGCCGCGAGACGGCCGAGGGCGCCGACCTCTTCGCCGCGCAGCAGGCGGGATTCATGGACCGCGTGCTCGCGACCCCGATGCCCGGCGGCGGACGCACCGATTCGAGCGCCCCGCTGCCCGAAGACGTCTCGGCGGGGTCCGAGGGGAACCCCCCGGACCCCGCCGAGGGTGCGGGCGGCGGTACCGGCGGCGGCGCCGCCCGCACCGATCTCGCCGACTACCTGAGACGCGCCGCGGAGCTCGCCGACGCGATCGAGCGCATGCGCGCGGTCTGGGCGCGCGTGATCGTCGAGCGCGCCGCACCGCGCCGGGTGGCGAGCGCGCGCCCGAGCGCTGCCGGCGACGACCTCGCCGCCGAATCGCTCGCGCAGGCCGTCGCGGAATCGCTGGCCGGCGTTCCGCGCCCGCGCGCCTTCCGCGACCGCGCCCTGCGCATGCGGCGCACCCGAAGATCGGGAAGCACCGACTACGTGCTGCTCGTCGACCGATCCGCCTCGATGCAGGGCGCGGCGGCCGAGGCGGCGGCCGATGCGATGCTCATCATGACCGAGGCGCTCGCCGGAGCGGCCCGCGACGTCGAGGCCGCCGAGCGGGCGAGCGGAGCGCCGCTCGAACTCGACATCCGCACCGCGCTCATCGTCTTCGACTCGGCGGTCGACGCGGTGAAGCCGCTCTCCGCGGGCCTCGACGACCAGGTGCGGCGCGCGGTGCACGGCGCGATCCGCTCCCCGCGGGGGTCTACGAACGACGGCGCGGCGCTCCGGGCGGCGGCGCTTGAGCTCGGCGTGATCGCCGCCGACGGAGCGTCGACCGTGCCACGGGCGGACGGCGGGCTCGCGCGCAGACGGGTGGTGATCCTCGTCAGCGACGGCGGCTCGAACGACCCCGTGGCGGCGGAGCATGCGCTGCGGCGACTGCGGCGGAGCGGCGTGGAGGTGCACGGCATCGGGATCGGGACGGCCGACCTCGCCGACCGATACGCGCCGCAGGGGCGCACCCTGCGCGACGCCCGCGCGCTGCCCGAGATGCTCCACGGTCTGCTGCTCGACGACGTCGAGCGGACGATCCGATAG
- a CDS encoding AAA family ATPase, producing the protein MLPVDSDPVLGEAAALRAETHRIRRAMAIDARAETRAEARADTGTDVADGAARSHARDLARVSQRLGALIDDPAHRRVIDAALQSRAASLRIAIAARRAETEARRDRAVADAIVARAVRGGRELTGTESERVRELRARRPEDSWQSAIDSVERRDTVLEALGTLRIRDARRELREGLLQTEQMRGIIAEAGPALRRGDPVLLVGETGGAKTALAEHLGRVVLGREPELISGYGDITSAQVVGTHELRAENGATVSVFTPGPLLRAMREGRPVILDEVNAMPPEFLKRLNRILQLRPGDTLNVQEDAGRPVTIAAGFAILATANEQTPHRYRGLDRLSAELVNRFGANAYRVHYPDTGCDYAAFPAENGLLAVAAVADRHGALPEHLPSDALIRAARAAFISQQVFAGEHGAGFSDYVSAEREIDGRPGLEESVIAPRTLVAILQKVAGSAGEIGLDRAFSRFVEGVMHREDRRVLALILEGQGFRIR; encoded by the coding sequence ATGCTGCCCGTCGACTCAGACCCCGTGCTCGGAGAGGCCGCCGCGCTGCGCGCGGAGACGCATCGCATCCGCCGCGCCATGGCGATCGACGCCCGCGCGGAGACCCGCGCCGAAGCCCGCGCTGATACGGGCACCGACGTCGCAGACGGCGCCGCCCGATCGCACGCCCGAGACCTCGCTCGCGTCTCGCAGCGCCTCGGCGCCTTGATCGACGACCCGGCGCACCGCCGAGTGATCGATGCGGCGCTGCAGTCCCGCGCCGCGTCCCTGCGCATCGCCATCGCCGCGCGCCGTGCGGAGACGGAAGCGCGTCGCGACCGCGCCGTCGCGGATGCGATCGTGGCGCGCGCGGTGCGCGGCGGGCGCGAGCTGACGGGAACGGAATCGGAGCGGGTGCGCGAGCTGCGGGCTCGACGGCCCGAAGACTCCTGGCAGTCGGCGATCGACAGCGTCGAGCGCCGGGACACCGTACTCGAGGCGCTGGGCACGCTGCGTATCCGAGACGCGCGACGCGAGTTGCGGGAGGGGCTGCTGCAGACCGAGCAGATGCGGGGCATCATCGCGGAGGCTGGCCCGGCGCTGCGCCGGGGCGACCCGGTGCTGCTCGTCGGCGAGACCGGCGGGGCGAAGACCGCGCTGGCCGAGCACCTCGGCCGCGTCGTGCTCGGCCGGGAGCCCGAACTGATCTCCGGGTACGGCGACATCACGAGCGCGCAGGTCGTCGGCACTCACGAGCTGCGCGCCGAGAACGGCGCGACGGTGAGCGTGTTCACGCCGGGGCCGCTGCTGCGCGCCATGCGCGAGGGCCGACCGGTGATCCTCGATGAGGTGAACGCGATGCCGCCCGAGTTCTTGAAGCGCCTCAATCGCATTCTGCAGTTGCGGCCGGGAGACACCCTGAACGTGCAGGAGGATGCGGGGCGGCCCGTCACCATCGCGGCCGGATTCGCGATCCTCGCCACAGCCAACGAGCAGACCCCTCACCGCTACCGGGGGCTCGATCGTCTGAGCGCCGAGCTGGTGAACCGCTTCGGGGCGAACGCGTACCGGGTGCACTACCCCGACACCGGCTGCGATTACGCGGCGTTCCCCGCGGAGAACGGCCTGCTCGCGGTCGCGGCGGTGGCCGATCGTCACGGCGCGCTCCCCGAGCATCTGCCGTCCGACGCGCTGATCCGCGCGGCGCGCGCGGCGTTCATCAGCCAGCAGGTGTTCGCGGGCGAGCACGGGGCGGGCTTCTCGGATTACGTGAGTGCGGAGCGGGAGATCGACGGGCGGCCCGGCCTCGAGGAGTCCGTCATCGCACCGCGCACCCTCGTAGCGATCCTGCAGAAGGTCGCGGGGAGCGCCGGCGAGATCGGGCTCGATCGCGCGTTCTCCCGCTTCGTCGAGGGTGTGATGCACCGCGAGGACCGGCGCGTGCTCGCGCTCATTCTGGAGGGCCAGGGGTTCCGGATCCGCTGA
- the aroB gene encoding 3-dehydroquinate synthase, which produces MTDAATEIAITGETSYTVTIGRGVLDRVPEALGDRVAKVLIVHTPTVGKFANDLREQLQERYTQVLLAEVPDAESAKRVEVAAFCWQILGQSDFTRTDAVIGLGGGAVTDLAGFVAATWLRGVRLVQIPTTVLGMVDASVGGKTGINTSEGKNLVGSFYAPAAVICDLDLLETLPRNEILAGFAEVAKCGFIAEPEILDILERDVDRATDPTTPEFQRVVELAVGVKARVVSEDFREGGVREILNYGHTLGHAIEHAERYQWRHGVAISIGMMYAAELGRLAGALSDEAVDRHRRILTSLTLPLAYPAGRWPGLLATMQRDKKARAGMLRFIVLDEIGKPRVLAGVDESMLQFAYQEIAS; this is translated from the coding sequence ATGACCGATGCAGCGACGGAGATCGCGATCACGGGGGAGACCTCGTACACGGTGACCATCGGCCGCGGCGTGCTCGATCGCGTGCCGGAGGCGCTCGGCGATCGCGTGGCGAAGGTGCTGATCGTCCACACGCCCACGGTCGGCAAGTTCGCGAACGACCTGCGCGAGCAGTTGCAGGAGCGGTACACCCAGGTGCTGCTCGCCGAGGTGCCCGACGCCGAGTCCGCGAAGCGCGTCGAGGTCGCGGCGTTCTGCTGGCAGATCCTCGGCCAGTCGGATTTCACGCGCACCGACGCCGTGATCGGCCTCGGCGGCGGGGCGGTCACCGACCTCGCCGGGTTCGTCGCGGCGACCTGGCTCCGCGGCGTGCGACTCGTGCAGATCCCCACGACGGTGCTCGGCATGGTCGACGCTTCGGTCGGCGGCAAGACGGGAATCAACACGAGCGAGGGCAAGAACCTCGTCGGCAGCTTCTACGCCCCCGCCGCGGTCATCTGCGACCTCGACCTGCTCGAGACGCTGCCGCGCAACGAGATTCTCGCGGGCTTCGCCGAGGTCGCTAAGTGCGGATTCATCGCTGAGCCCGAGATCCTCGACATCCTCGAACGCGATGTGGATCGCGCCACCGATCCGACGACCCCCGAGTTCCAGCGCGTGGTCGAGCTGGCGGTCGGCGTGAAGGCGCGGGTCGTCTCCGAGGACTTCCGGGAGGGCGGAGTGCGCGAGATCCTGAACTACGGGCACACCCTGGGCCACGCCATCGAGCACGCCGAGCGCTACCAGTGGCGACACGGCGTCGCGATCTCGATCGGCATGATGTACGCGGCGGAGCTCGGCCGGCTCGCCGGCGCACTCTCGGATGAGGCCGTGGATCGGCACCGCCGGATCCTCACCTCGCTGACGCTCCCGCTCGCGTACCCGGCAGGGCGGTGGCCGGGGCTCCTCGCGACGATGCAGCGCGACAAGAAGGCGCGCGCCGGGATGCTGCGCTTCATCGTGCTCGACGAGATCGGCAAGCCCCGCGTGCTCGCGGGCGTCGACGAGTCGATGCTGCAGTTCGCCTATCAGGAGATCGCGAGCTAG